One stretch of Caldinitratiruptor microaerophilus DNA includes these proteins:
- the rfbB gene encoding dTDP-glucose 4,6-dehydratase, translated as MARRILVTGGAGFIGSNFIRYVLDRHPDWRVVNLDLLTYAGNPANLRDVEGHPGYRFVHGDIGDMGLVRALLAEEAPDAVVHFAAESHVDRSIAGPEVFVRTNVLGTQVLLEAVRQEIARREAVGPAVGPAGSAAARGAGPEGGRPGLLFVQVSTDEVYGSLGPTGLFTEETPLAPNSPYSASKAGADLLVRAYHHTYGLPAIITRCSNNYGPYQYPEKLIPFFITRALADEYLPVYGDGLNVRDWLYVEDHCAALELVLLHGRPGAVYNIGGGNERTNLEITRRILAELGKPESLIRFVPDRPGHDRRYAMDATKIRRELGWEPRHSFEEGLRRTIDWYLTHRDWWEPLLASSPA; from the coding sequence ATGGCGCGGCGCATCCTGGTGACGGGCGGGGCGGGGTTCATCGGCAGCAACTTCATCCGGTACGTGCTGGACCGTCACCCGGACTGGCGGGTGGTGAACCTCGACCTCCTGACCTACGCCGGCAACCCGGCGAACCTGCGGGACGTGGAGGGCCATCCGGGGTACCGGTTCGTGCACGGGGACATCGGCGACATGGGCCTGGTGCGGGCGCTCCTGGCGGAGGAGGCGCCCGACGCGGTGGTGCACTTCGCCGCCGAGTCGCACGTGGACCGGAGCATCGCCGGGCCGGAGGTGTTCGTGCGCACCAACGTGCTGGGGACGCAGGTGCTGCTGGAGGCGGTGCGGCAGGAGATCGCCCGGCGGGAGGCGGTCGGCCCGGCGGTGGGGCCAGCGGGATCGGCGGCGGCCCGGGGTGCCGGCCCGGAGGGCGGCCGGCCGGGGCTCCTTTTCGTCCAGGTCTCGACGGACGAGGTGTACGGGTCGCTGGGCCCGACGGGCCTCTTCACGGAGGAGACGCCGCTGGCGCCGAACAGCCCGTACTCGGCCAGCAAGGCGGGGGCGGACCTGCTGGTGCGGGCCTACCACCACACGTACGGGCTGCCGGCGATCATCACCCGCTGCTCGAACAACTACGGGCCGTACCAGTACCCGGAGAAGCTGATCCCGTTCTTCATCACCCGGGCGCTGGCGGACGAGTACCTGCCGGTGTACGGGGACGGCCTGAACGTGCGGGACTGGCTGTACGTGGAGGACCACTGTGCGGCGCTGGAGCTCGTGCTGCTGCACGGCCGGCCGGGGGCGGTCTACAACATCGGCGGGGGGAACGAGCGGACGAACCTGGAGATCACCCGCCGGATCCTGGCGGAGCTGGGCAAGCCGGAGTCGCTGATCCGGTTCGTCCCGGACCGTCCGGGGCACGACCGGCGGTACGCGATGGACGCGACGAAGATCCGGCGGGAGCTGGGGTGGGAGCCCCGGCACTCGTTCGAGGAGGGGCTCCGGCGGACGATCGACTGGTACCTGACCCACCGGGACTGGTGGGAACCGCTACTTGCAAGTTCGCCAGCCTAA
- a CDS encoding dTDP-4-dehydrorhamnose 3,5-epimerase family protein: MEPKPVEPRKFRAVSRERIDGVKVKPLRVIPDERGRLMEMLRADDEIFIRFGQVYMTTAYPGVVKAWHYHRKQWDHFVVVKGMMKVVLYDDREGSPTRGVVNEFFLGEHNPVLLQIPPLVYHGFKCIGETEAICINVTTEPYNHADPDEYRVDPHENDIPYDWARRDG; this comes from the coding sequence TTGGAGCCGAAACCCGTGGAGCCCCGGAAGTTCCGCGCCGTGAGCCGGGAGCGGATCGACGGCGTGAAGGTGAAGCCGCTCCGGGTGATCCCCGACGAGCGGGGACGGCTCATGGAGATGCTGCGGGCGGACGACGAGATCTTCATCCGGTTCGGCCAGGTCTACATGACCACGGCCTACCCCGGCGTGGTCAAGGCCTGGCACTATCACCGCAAGCAGTGGGACCACTTCGTGGTGGTCAAGGGCATGATGAAGGTCGTGCTCTACGACGACCGCGAGGGCTCGCCCACGCGGGGCGTGGTGAACGAGTTCTTCCTGGGCGAGCACAACCCGGTGCTGCTCCAGATCCCGCCCCTGGTGTACCACGGCTTCAAGTGCATCGGCGAGACGGAGGCCATCTGCATCAACGTCACCACGGAGCCGTACAACCACGCCGACCCCGACGAGTACCGGGTGGACCCGCACGAGAACGACATCCCGTACGACTGGGCGCGGCGGGACGGGTGA
- a CDS encoding glucose-1-phosphate thymidylyltransferase, whose amino-acid sequence MKALILSGGTGSRLRPLTYTSAKQLIPVANKPILFYAIEALRDAGITDFGIVVGDTAPEVMAAVGDGSRWGIRVTYLRQDVPRGLAHAVHIAEDFMAGEPFVMFLGDNVLKGGVTDFVRRFRETRPDALILLSRVPDPQRFGVAELRDGRVVRLVEKPEVPPSDLALVGVYLFNHRIFEAVRVIKPSWRGELEITDAIQQLVDWGCAVEPHLVEGWWKDTGKPEDVLEANRLLLDTIEPRVEGEVDASELSGRVRIGAGTRVVRSVVRGPVVIGEGCEIEDAYIGPFTSIGDRCRVRGSEVENSVILEGCVIDRVGVRIDGSLLGRGVVLERAPDRPRAISLVLGDQSRARIV is encoded by the coding sequence ATGAAGGCGTTGATCTTGAGTGGTGGTACCGGAAGTCGCTTACGACCTCTCACCTACACCTCCGCGAAGCAGCTCATCCCCGTCGCCAACAAGCCCATCCTCTTCTACGCCATCGAAGCGCTGCGAGACGCCGGCATCACCGACTTCGGGATCGTCGTCGGGGACACGGCCCCGGAGGTCATGGCGGCGGTCGGCGACGGGTCCCGCTGGGGCATCCGGGTCACCTACCTCCGCCAGGACGTGCCCCGGGGGCTGGCGCATGCCGTGCACATCGCCGAGGACTTCATGGCCGGCGAGCCCTTCGTCATGTTCCTGGGCGACAACGTCCTGAAGGGCGGCGTGACGGACTTCGTCCGCCGGTTCCGGGAGACCCGGCCCGACGCCCTGATCCTCCTCAGCCGGGTGCCGGACCCGCAGCGGTTCGGGGTGGCTGAGCTCCGGGACGGCCGGGTGGTGCGGCTGGTGGAGAAGCCGGAGGTGCCGCCGAGCGACCTCGCCCTGGTGGGGGTGTACCTCTTCAACCACCGCATCTTCGAGGCCGTCCGGGTCATCAAACCCTCTTGGCGGGGGGAGCTGGAGATCACGGACGCCATCCAGCAGCTGGTGGACTGGGGCTGTGCGGTGGAGCCGCACCTGGTCGAGGGCTGGTGGAAGGACACGGGCAAGCCGGAGGACGTGCTGGAGGCGAACCGGCTGCTCCTCGACACCATCGAGCCCCGGGTGGAAGGGGAGGTCGACGCTTCGGAGCTGTCGGGGCGCGTGCGGATCGGCGCGGGAACCCGGGTGGTGCGGAGCGTGGTGCGGGGACCCGTGGTGATCGGCGAGGGGTGCGAGATCGAGGACGCGTACATCGGCCCGTTCACGTCGATCGGGGACCGGTGCAGGGTGCGGGGCAGCGAGGTGGAGAACAGCGTGATCCTGGAGGGCTGCGTGATCGACCGCGTGGGGGTGCGGATCGACGGCAGCCTCCTGGGCCGGGGCGTGGTGCTGGAGCGGGCGCCGGACCGGCCGCGGGCGATCAGCCTGGTCCTGGGGGACCAGAGCCGGGCCCGGATCGTGTAG
- a CDS encoding glycosyltransferase family 4 protein, with translation MVSEDFLPNVGGISAHVYGLAGALSRRGHVVTVLGGRRTAQPPGLAASDFEVISLAPVLPGKLRHASFLVGGLSEGLKILHGRKFDIVHWHGLWSDSLVARVLSAYFKSTRVFTNHSSMFYRLIKNGLTKELLRRVVGRPNLCIAPSRELAALSRHVFPDVPSVYIPNGTDVEAFTRKVSKDAAKRALGLDRAHRVVLAPRRLEPKNGIEFLIRAIPLIQTSPKPLFCIVGTGSELQRLQQLASSLGVSEHIIFMGSRSRESMPLVYAAADVVTIPSLIEATSVAAIEALAAGAPIVASDIGGLRDLLAGESAALLVPPANAGALAAAIDTVLTNDDMRHVMATAGPRLALRYSWNAIAEATERAYEWARDQSGAG, from the coding sequence ATGGTTTCCGAAGACTTTCTGCCGAATGTCGGGGGAATAAGTGCCCATGTTTATGGCCTTGCGGGGGCGCTTAGCAGGCGAGGACACGTAGTGACTGTCTTGGGTGGCCGACGTACAGCGCAGCCTCCGGGGCTCGCTGCATCAGATTTTGAAGTGATCTCACTGGCGCCGGTATTACCGGGTAAGTTGAGGCATGCCTCGTTCTTGGTAGGTGGGTTGTCGGAGGGTCTGAAGATCCTGCACGGGCGGAAGTTCGATATCGTACACTGGCACGGTTTATGGAGCGATAGCCTCGTTGCGAGGGTACTCTCTGCTTATTTTAAATCTACACGCGTTTTCACCAACCATAGTTCCATGTTCTATCGACTCATCAAGAATGGCCTCACAAAAGAGCTCCTAAGAAGAGTAGTCGGAAGACCAAATTTGTGCATTGCCCCTAGCCGGGAGCTAGCCGCCCTATCACGCCACGTCTTTCCCGATGTTCCTAGTGTGTACATTCCAAATGGGACCGACGTAGAAGCTTTCACGCGCAAGGTAAGCAAGGATGCCGCCAAGCGTGCTTTGGGGCTGGACAGGGCGCATCGGGTCGTGCTTGCACCGAGAAGGCTTGAACCCAAGAACGGCATCGAATTTCTCATCAGAGCTATTCCCCTCATTCAAACGTCTCCGAAACCCCTGTTCTGCATTGTGGGTACCGGGTCGGAACTCCAGCGGCTTCAGCAACTAGCAAGTTCACTAGGCGTTTCGGAGCATATAATCTTTATGGGCTCTCGCTCACGGGAGTCAATGCCCTTGGTCTATGCAGCGGCGGATGTTGTTACCATACCATCTCTAATTGAGGCGACCAGCGTAGCGGCCATCGAAGCGTTAGCTGCTGGAGCGCCCATAGTTGCAAGCGATATTGGGGGGTTGCGGGATCTGCTCGCAGGTGAGTCTGCTGCTCTATTGGTTCCCCCGGCGAATGCCGGTGCGCTTGCGGCGGCCATAGACACGGTGCTTACGAATGATGACATGCGCCATGTAATGGCAACCGCTGGCCCCCGCTTAGCTCTGCGCTACTCATGGAACGCCATAGCAGAAGCGACGGAGCGTGCATACGAGTGGGCAAGGGATCAGTCAGGGGCGGGTTAA
- a CDS encoding glycosyltransferase → MKAAFGIVVIARDEETRLGRCLQSLEGSGADPVVVVVDSRTRDDTAAVARAYTKHVIVADGQRGRLRNIGYRHVNQPFVGFLDADMLATTDYFRYLAQFLDQRPGVAAIAGRQFARQACLFSRLECQYWNYRRAVGTGGAMFRVAALDEVGGFRDELNVGEDADVLHRLRQRGWDIAWTPAVAVQHEHAPDIRAWYHKMTHGSSAGLHWRAWVRAGSSPMVGLHAALTTGCLHLAWYVPVRAVVMLRKQHKEYQPLGAHRDPLRGNCGG, encoded by the coding sequence ATGAAAGCAGCCTTTGGCATAGTCGTCATAGCTCGCGATGAAGAAACGCGGCTAGGGCGGTGCCTTCAAAGTTTGGAGGGCTCTGGGGCAGATCCTGTCGTGGTTGTGGTAGATTCTCGGACGCGGGACGATACCGCCGCAGTCGCCCGGGCGTATACCAAACACGTCATCGTGGCAGATGGCCAACGTGGACGACTACGTAATATCGGCTACCGCCATGTGAATCAGCCATTCGTTGGCTTTCTCGACGCGGATATGTTGGCCACTACCGACTACTTCAGGTACCTGGCCCAATTTCTGGACCAGAGGCCGGGCGTGGCAGCTATCGCCGGCCGCCAATTTGCTAGGCAGGCGTGTTTGTTCAGCAGGCTTGAGTGCCAATATTGGAACTACCGTCGCGCTGTAGGCACTGGAGGCGCCATGTTCCGTGTAGCCGCACTAGATGAGGTTGGAGGCTTCCGGGATGAGCTCAACGTGGGCGAAGATGCTGATGTTCTCCATCGGCTCCGCCAACGCGGTTGGGATATCGCTTGGACACCCGCTGTGGCAGTGCAGCATGAGCACGCGCCTGATATCCGGGCGTGGTACCACAAGATGACGCACGGGTCGAGCGCGGGGCTTCACTGGCGGGCGTGGGTTAGGGCCGGGTCAAGTCCCATGGTCGGCTTGCACGCGGCGTTAACCACGGGATGTCTTCATCTCGCGTGGTACGTTCCGGTTAGGGCCGTGGTAATGCTACGAAAACAACATAAGGAGTATCAGCCTTTGGGAGCTCATCGGGATCCACTCCGAGGCAACTGCGGAGGGTAA
- a CDS encoding O-antigen ligase family protein, translating into MAIDHGTCSTRPTVVSAPRGGSHPVRSAWMTGALFGVLSVYWPLVDKALPLGLGLLRAYDVAVLVVLGFAFVQVLRLGSVSLRMHVPVPTLLLVALYLIVGVRLMSVAFSPWSEWTLLWSVGRYGEALALVVTALVLPTPFGEGLRGALVISGLAETATGALQLIASHGVQPGVGIASARGVYELQVWFAVTGLMMAAQRSRVRFAWLLGGAGILGVAATMIRTAWMQLIIAIGLGALTLNGQARGRYVRRAVLGAVSLGVGIVILAKTSPYLQYKLQQLTQGTGTIGVRLALWSMGLHAFRAYPFLGIGSGGFARYADIIAGEAGVPVPPQYLDWRLSAHNTVVGILAETGLAGLLAYAMYVLGVIQVVRRLARSANGEGVSPTTAALGPTLASTVILDTVAQSSFGPLTLALLLLAIYDLRRLARR; encoded by the coding sequence ATGGCCATCGACCATGGAACCTGTAGTACCCGACCGACGGTGGTATCTGCCCCCAGGGGGGGTTCCCACCCGGTGCGTTCCGCGTGGATGACTGGGGCGCTTTTTGGGGTACTGAGTGTTTACTGGCCGTTGGTGGACAAGGCCTTACCTCTGGGTTTGGGCCTATTGCGAGCTTACGACGTGGCTGTGTTAGTGGTTCTGGGTTTCGCGTTCGTGCAAGTGCTTCGCCTTGGTTCGGTGTCGTTGAGGATGCATGTTCCTGTTCCAACCCTCCTGTTGGTAGCGTTGTATCTGATAGTAGGTGTACGCCTAATGAGTGTGGCGTTTTCACCTTGGAGTGAATGGACACTGTTGTGGTCCGTTGGAAGATATGGTGAGGCTCTCGCGCTTGTGGTGACAGCACTAGTCTTGCCTACACCTTTTGGAGAAGGCCTTCGCGGAGCCCTGGTCATCTCAGGACTCGCCGAGACAGCCACTGGGGCTTTACAGCTTATAGCATCCCACGGAGTACAGCCTGGGGTGGGAATTGCAAGTGCACGTGGGGTATATGAGCTGCAAGTTTGGTTCGCTGTGACCGGGCTCATGATGGCTGCTCAGCGGAGCAGGGTGAGGTTCGCGTGGCTGCTCGGAGGTGCGGGTATTCTGGGAGTTGCTGCGACCATGATTCGGACAGCGTGGATGCAGCTTATAATCGCGATCGGCCTAGGTGCCTTGACCCTCAATGGGCAAGCCAGAGGCCGCTATGTACGGCGGGCGGTGTTAGGGGCAGTGTCGCTTGGCGTCGGAATCGTGATATTAGCTAAAACGTCTCCATATCTTCAGTACAAACTACAACAGCTTACCCAGGGAACCGGCACCATAGGAGTGCGCCTTGCCTTATGGTCGATGGGTCTTCATGCTTTCCGTGCATACCCATTTTTGGGGATCGGATCAGGCGGGTTCGCGCGGTATGCGGATATCATAGCGGGGGAGGCCGGTGTGCCAGTTCCTCCTCAATATCTTGATTGGCGGCTATCGGCTCATAATACGGTTGTGGGCATTTTGGCAGAGACGGGCTTAGCGGGGCTTCTCGCGTACGCTATGTATGTACTGGGAGTGATACAGGTAGTACGTAGATTGGCGCGGTCCGCAAATGGAGAGGGGGTCTCGCCAACAACAGCGGCGCTGGGCCCTACTTTAGCTTCAACAGTAATCTTGGATACCGTTGCTCAGAGTTCGTTCGGTCCTTTGACCCTGGCTTTGCTCCTACTCGCGATTTATGACTTGCGGAGGCTAGCACGACGATGA
- a CDS encoding glycosyltransferase family 2 protein, producing the protein MIERGLRRRLEITAIIVNFNSGSRLEQCVMSLRRYLNMSSGDRIIVIDNASTDGSETVVAGLPCVDLVKLPKNIGYGAACNHGAALARSPLLLFLNPDVRLISPVEAIRGDFASDPQVVCVAPMIVERGQAIRSIRPFPTIWSDLAHELSFRRRPEYVSIDTGPMEFSGYAQGSCLFIRTSSFEKVGGFDPAFFLYYEETDLLRRMASGRFLFDPRCRVEHESGGSSSHLSWKRTALRYHGKVHYFKKHSSYGAFTIHRLLTLGVLMLKLLGAIVSPTLRVKRDAYRYALELYLHGHRPWNL; encoded by the coding sequence ATGATTGAGAGGGGCCTAAGGCGTAGGTTGGAGATCACTGCGATCATCGTAAACTTCAACAGCGGATCTCGTCTTGAACAGTGCGTAATGAGCTTGCGGCGTTATCTGAATATGTCTTCTGGAGATCGGATTATCGTCATCGATAATGCATCGACTGATGGCTCGGAGACCGTGGTCGCTGGGCTACCATGCGTTGATTTAGTGAAGTTGCCGAAAAACATTGGATACGGGGCGGCTTGCAATCATGGGGCTGCCTTGGCTCGTTCACCCCTCCTCTTGTTTCTTAACCCGGATGTTAGACTTATTTCCCCGGTTGAAGCGATCAGAGGTGATTTTGCGTCCGACCCGCAGGTGGTCTGTGTGGCACCTATGATTGTGGAACGCGGACAGGCAATACGATCCATAAGGCCATTCCCAACCATCTGGTCAGACCTCGCACATGAGCTTTCATTCCGAAGGAGACCGGAATACGTCTCGATTGATACGGGTCCTATGGAGTTTAGTGGGTACGCGCAAGGGTCGTGTCTGTTCATTCGTACGTCCTCGTTTGAGAAGGTCGGAGGCTTTGACCCCGCATTCTTCCTTTATTATGAAGAGACCGATTTGCTTCGGCGGATGGCAAGCGGCAGGTTCCTGTTCGACCCACGCTGCCGGGTGGAACATGAATCGGGCGGTTCGTCGTCGCATTTATCGTGGAAGCGGACGGCGTTACGGTATCATGGAAAGGTGCATTACTTCAAAAAACATTCGAGTTATGGGGCTTTCACCATCCACCGCCTGCTGACGCTCGGAGTCCTCATGCTGAAACTATTGGGTGCGATAGTGAGCCCAACCCTACGGGTCAAACGAGACGCATACCGATACGCACTGGAGCTGTATCTCCATGGCCATCGACCATGGAACCTGTAG
- a CDS encoding glycosyltransferase family 4 protein, translating into MHSYQVNPERVIEIGAGWNIPVPETADGENDLSRYASKRVCFVGRDFVRKGGPLVVAAIRQVRKVDPSVSLVIAGSNLRIKEDGITCLGRVDRTTVRNLFLQSALYVQPSEFEAFGIAFLEAQVTGLPVVGYDMFAMREIIVDGYNGFLLQERRPEVLAELLVSLLSNPTLLRDMGQRGQQLVRERYGWDKVARKMLAHITGH; encoded by the coding sequence GTGCACTCGTATCAGGTGAATCCGGAGAGAGTGATTGAGATTGGTGCTGGGTGGAATATACCGGTACCAGAAACTGCAGATGGGGAGAATGACCTATCGCGCTACGCTTCCAAGAGAGTCTGTTTTGTCGGCCGGGACTTTGTGCGAAAGGGTGGACCCCTTGTAGTCGCAGCTATTCGGCAGGTGCGAAAGGTCGATCCTTCGGTCTCGCTTGTAATCGCAGGGTCTAATTTGAGAATTAAGGAAGATGGAATCACATGTCTTGGTCGAGTCGACCGGACTACGGTACGTAACCTCTTTCTGCAGAGCGCGTTATACGTGCAGCCTAGCGAATTTGAGGCTTTTGGCATCGCGTTCCTTGAAGCTCAAGTAACCGGGCTGCCCGTAGTAGGTTACGATATGTTTGCCATGCGCGAGATAATTGTAGATGGATATAACGGTTTCTTATTGCAGGAGCGACGCCCGGAGGTTCTCGCGGAGTTGCTTGTATCCCTTCTATCCAATCCGACACTTTTACGGGACATGGGGCAGCGAGGGCAACAACTAGTGCGTGAGCGTTACGGATGGGATAAAGTCGCGAGGAAGATGCTGGCTCACATCACCGGGCACTGA
- a CDS encoding DegT/DnrJ/EryC1/StrS family aminotransferase, producing MMKLPMSVPDIDSTDEEAVLQVLRSGRLALGPRSVEFERAIAQYVGVREAIVVSSGTAALHLLIRALGIGPGDEVVVPSFTFAATANVVMYEGAVPVFADIEPETYCVDTDDIKAKLSERTKAILVVDVFGHPADWDSLERIAEHYGLPILDDACEALGAEYKGRKIGSYGRAAAFAFYPNKQITTGEGGVIVTNDAALAAVCRSLRNQGRSEMGPWLEHERLGFNYRMDEMSAALGLSQLRRIEQFLAKRDRVAHWYTERLKNVPGVRAPVVKPHVRMSWFVYVVTLEEGLDREPVMRVMEEQGIPTRAYFSPVHLQPYMRERFGYRGGELPVTESAARRTIALPFHNNLTLEEVEMVVDGLRRAVERVGSTRSGASKGSCIR from the coding sequence ATGATGAAGCTACCCATGTCGGTCCCGGATATCGACTCGACGGATGAGGAAGCGGTGTTGCAGGTACTTCGGTCTGGCAGGTTGGCACTTGGACCGCGGTCAGTGGAATTCGAAAGAGCCATCGCTCAGTACGTAGGTGTGAGGGAAGCTATTGTCGTCAGTTCGGGAACGGCGGCGCTTCACCTCCTAATCCGAGCACTTGGCATCGGCCCAGGTGACGAGGTCGTGGTTCCCTCGTTTACGTTCGCGGCGACCGCCAACGTTGTGATGTATGAAGGAGCTGTTCCCGTTTTCGCAGACATCGAGCCGGAAACCTACTGCGTTGATACAGACGACATCAAAGCTAAGCTCTCTGAGCGGACAAAGGCGATCCTCGTGGTGGACGTATTCGGCCATCCGGCAGACTGGGATTCGTTGGAACGTATTGCAGAGCACTACGGGCTGCCGATCCTTGACGATGCGTGTGAGGCTTTGGGTGCCGAGTATAAGGGACGAAAGATAGGATCCTACGGAAGGGCCGCGGCATTCGCCTTTTACCCTAATAAGCAAATTACGACCGGAGAAGGGGGGGTCATCGTTACCAACGACGCTGCCCTTGCCGCGGTGTGTCGAAGCCTGCGTAATCAGGGACGCAGCGAGATGGGGCCGTGGCTCGAGCACGAGCGGCTTGGCTTCAATTACCGGATGGATGAGATGAGCGCGGCCCTGGGCCTGTCTCAGTTGCGGCGCATCGAGCAGTTCCTCGCCAAGCGCGATCGAGTTGCGCACTGGTACACCGAGCGGCTGAAGAATGTGCCCGGCGTACGAGCACCAGTAGTGAAGCCCCACGTGCGGATGAGCTGGTTCGTGTACGTGGTGACGCTCGAGGAGGGGCTCGACCGAGAACCCGTGATGAGGGTCATGGAAGAGCAGGGGATCCCTACCCGCGCGTATTTTTCGCCGGTGCACCTGCAGCCGTACATGCGCGAGCGCTTCGGCTATCGCGGCGGTGAGCTGCCGGTGACCGAGTCAGCAGCCCGGCGCACCATCGCCCTGCCTTTTCACAACAACCTCACCCTAGAAGAGGTGGAAATGGTCGTCGACGGCCTTCGGCGGGCCGTTGAACGGGTGGGGTCCACGAGGTCAGGCGCGAGCAAGGGCTCTTGTATTCGATGA
- a CDS encoding glycosyltransferase family 4 protein, whose translation MTGSLALSFGMVIVVAAGLTWVSMGLARRFNIVDMPGEIKIHLSPTPRFGGIGIIGGTLFGVTVLGLTGSTLSPQVWVVIVGGVLAAGVGVLDDLWSLKPLIKLEGQLIPAVLLAAFVIRQQGPIYDWAVVPLTVLALGVSGFAAFVTNAFNLLDGMDGLAGGVGVLCAVCLGIMALRIGDLPMAKLLFVVAASTTGFLPLNLPRARTFMGDTGSLFLGYVLGASGVAVAVVATPSISRAVALILILVVPLSDGFAAVWRRLRRGQSVMAGDRDHLYDRLLARLGANTWVVLLVMWGLTATSGVLGLSVMTTEGLVSVSTASVATIGLALLMRRVGTL comes from the coding sequence GTGACGGGTTCCCTGGCGCTGAGCTTCGGAATGGTAATCGTTGTTGCTGCGGGATTAACCTGGGTCTCGATGGGGCTGGCTCGACGATTCAATATAGTGGATATGCCCGGCGAGATTAAGATACATTTGAGCCCGACCCCACGATTCGGTGGGATCGGTATCATCGGCGGCACGCTTTTTGGTGTCACAGTGCTTGGACTCACAGGTTCGACTCTTAGCCCGCAGGTGTGGGTTGTAATTGTCGGAGGGGTGCTCGCTGCCGGTGTGGGAGTCTTGGATGACCTGTGGAGCCTCAAGCCGTTAATTAAGCTTGAGGGCCAGTTAATCCCTGCCGTGTTGCTTGCTGCCTTTGTTATTCGCCAGCAAGGACCCATCTACGATTGGGCAGTCGTTCCCTTGACGGTTCTTGCACTCGGAGTATCCGGATTCGCTGCTTTCGTGACTAACGCGTTCAACCTTCTCGATGGGATGGACGGGTTAGCAGGCGGCGTAGGTGTGTTGTGTGCGGTATGCCTAGGGATTATGGCCCTCAGGATCGGGGATCTACCTATGGCGAAACTCTTGTTTGTCGTGGCTGCGTCGACCACCGGATTCCTTCCCCTGAACCTGCCTCGGGCCCGGACCTTCATGGGTGACACGGGTAGCCTCTTTTTGGGCTACGTGCTTGGTGCGAGTGGAGTGGCCGTTGCCGTAGTGGCAACACCTTCCATATCTAGGGCGGTTGCTCTAATTCTGATCCTTGTCGTGCCGCTGAGTGACGGATTCGCCGCCGTCTGGCGACGGCTTCGACGTGGGCAAAGCGTGATGGCTGGTGACCGAGATCACCTCTACGATCGGCTACTGGCTCGACTTGGTGCCAATACGTGGGTGGTCCTCCTGGTGATGTGGGGGCTTACTGCGACGTCCGGTGTATTGGGCCTGAGTGTGATGACCACGGAGGGCCTTGTGTCCGTTTCGACTGCGAGTGTGGCGACTATAGGCCTGGCGTTGCTGATGCGGCGTGTCGGAACCCTCTAA
- a CDS encoding glycosyltransferase family 2 protein, translating to MLPFVSVIIPCRNEGSFIGNCLESILANDYPKDRLEVLVVDGMSSDDTRTIVSRYTGTSPKVVLLDNPRKVTPAALNIGIAAAQGDLILRMDAHAIYDKSYISRCVEASQHYAADNVGGIVISRPRKSTKMGEAISATFNHPFGAGNARYRTGMSEPVWVDTVFGGCYRREVFQRVGVFNEALVRNQDYEFNMRLKKVGGRTLAVPDAIAYYYIRSDLWSFMRQNWLNGVWVVLSLTYSNVFPISWRHVVPLGLVGSLVSTLAIGVFGGVWWPLLAVTSAYLAATILVSAQLAWSSGDPWKLVLMPVAFAALHLPYGFGSLWGVAKSTWCVAARKAKSPEINVHGNR from the coding sequence ATGCTTCCGTTTGTCAGTGTAATCATTCCATGCCGCAATGAGGGCAGCTTTATAGGTAATTGTCTTGAATCTATACTCGCTAACGACTACCCTAAGGACCGCCTTGAGGTGCTGGTAGTTGACGGTATGAGTTCTGATGACACGAGGACCATTGTGTCTCGCTATACCGGGACGTCACCGAAGGTTGTTTTGCTTGACAATCCGAGAAAGGTTACTCCTGCGGCGCTGAACATCGGGATCGCGGCTGCTCAGGGGGACTTGATCCTTCGCATGGACGCGCACGCCATCTACGACAAGAGCTATATTTCACGTTGCGTGGAGGCGTCTCAACATTATGCGGCGGATAATGTGGGGGGGATTGTCATCAGCCGTCCTCGCAAGTCAACCAAAATGGGAGAGGCCATTTCGGCGACCTTCAATCACCCGTTTGGGGCCGGTAACGCCCGCTATAGAACCGGTATGTCCGAACCTGTGTGGGTCGACACGGTATTCGGAGGTTGTTACCGCCGGGAAGTGTTCCAGAGGGTAGGCGTATTCAATGAAGCACTGGTCAGAAACCAAGACTATGAGTTCAATATGCGATTAAAGAAGGTCGGCGGTCGAACTTTGGCTGTGCCTGACGCTATTGCGTACTACTATATCCGATCTGACTTGTGGTCATTCATGAGACAGAACTGGCTGAATGGCGTTTGGGTGGTTCTGTCGCTCACTTATTCCAACGTCTTCCCGATCTCTTGGCGTCACGTTGTACCTTTGGGACTTGTGGGTAGTCTCGTCAGCACGTTGGCTATAGGTGTATTTGGTGGAGTTTGGTGGCCACTTCTGGCTGTTACGAGCGCGTATTTGGCTGCAACCATCCTAGTTTCCGCGCAACTTGCTTGGTCTTCGGGAGATCCGTGGAAGCTAGTCCTCATGCCTGTGGCCTTTGCAGCTCTACACCTTCCTTATGGTTTCGGAAGCCTATGGGGCGTTGCGAAGTCCACTTGGTGTGTTGCGGCCAGAAAAGCGAAGAGTCCAGAGATTAATGTTCATGGAAATAGATGA